In a single window of the Acetivibrio clariflavus DSM 19732 genome:
- the pflA gene encoding pyruvate formate-lyase-activating protein: MNALGYVHSVETFGTLDGPGIRYVIFLQGCPLRCKYCHNPDTWAFQEGRKMYSTDVVSDVLRYKNYIKTGGVTVSGGEPLLQPDFVAEILKLCHNNGIHTCIDTSGIIPVEKCKNAVDEADLLLLDIKHIDTEKCKELTGQGNENALKLLDYCQQQGKDVWIRYVLVPGLTDDKESLERTAQYLSGFSVIKKTEILPFHKMGEFKWKQLGLEYTLKDTFEPAKDSINEAKGIFARYGLV, from the coding sequence ATGAATGCACTGGGATATGTACATTCTGTTGAAACCTTTGGAACTCTTGATGGACCGGGTATACGTTATGTGATTTTTCTTCAGGGGTGTCCGCTAAGATGTAAATATTGCCATAATCCTGATACCTGGGCTTTTCAGGAGGGCAGAAAAATGTATTCAACAGATGTGGTATCAGATGTCCTGAGGTACAAGAATTACATCAAGACAGGAGGGGTAACCGTTTCGGGTGGTGAACCTCTCTTGCAGCCTGATTTTGTAGCAGAAATTTTAAAGCTTTGCCATAATAACGGTATACACACTTGCATCGACACCTCGGGAATTATCCCGGTTGAGAAATGTAAAAATGCTGTGGATGAAGCAGATTTGCTGCTGCTGGATATAAAGCATATAGACACTGAAAAGTGTAAAGAGTTAACCGGTCAAGGCAATGAAAATGCTTTAAAGTTGCTTGACTACTGCCAGCAACAGGGAAAAGATGTCTGGATAAGGTATGTACTGGTTCCAGGCTTGACCGATGACAAGGAATCTTTGGAGAGGACGGCCCAATACTTAAGCGGTTTTTCAGTTATTAAGAAGACAGAAATACTCCCTTTTCATAAGATGGGGGAGTTTAAATGGAAACAATTGGGTTTGGAATATACGCTTAAAGATACTTTTGAACCTGCAAAAGATTCGATAAATGAAGCAAAAGGTATTTTTGCAAGATATGGTTTGGTATAA
- the pflB gene encoding formate C-acetyltransferase encodes MGRNFNQGKWNNEIDVRDFIQRNYTPYDGDESFLKGPTDRTLKLWEKVSCLMEKERKSGGVLDIDTKTISTITSHQPGYIDKELETIVGLQTDQPLKRAIMPFGGIRMVHNSLKAYGREMDPDVDNVFKYRKTHNDGVFDAYTDEMKKARHTGIITGLPDAYGRGRIIGDYRRVALYGVDFLIEKKKEAKKNYVFDVMDSDVIRQREELSEQIRALEELKQMAASYGFDISKPATDTKEAIQWLYFGYLAAVKEQNGAAMSLGRVSTFLDIYAQRDLEEGKYTEEEIQEMVDHFVMKLRMVRFLRTPAYDELFSGDPTWVTESIAGIGLDGRHMVTKMSYRFLHTLTNLGPAPEPNMTVLWSIRLPENFKRYCAKVSVQTSSIQYENDDLMREKFGDDYGIACCVSAMRIGKQMQFFGARANLAKALLYAINGGKDEISGEQVGPMTEPITTEYLEFDEVMKRFDFTMDWLSKLYINTLNIIHYMHDKYCYERIQMALHDEEIFRTSACGIAGLSVVVDSLSAIKYAKVKAIRNENGLITDFEIEGDFPKYGNNDPLVDDIAVNLVKSFMNKLSKHKTYRNSKPTLSILTITSNVVYGKKTGNTPDGRKYGEPFAPGANPMHKRDTKGCIASMASVAKLPYDYSEDGISYTFSIVPGALGKTEEERVRNLYSLLDGYFSDGGHHINVNVINKEVLLDAMDHPEKYPQLTIRVSGYAVNFIKLTREQQMDVINRTFHERI; translated from the coding sequence ATGGGTAGAAATTTTAATCAGGGAAAATGGAATAATGAGATCGACGTAAGAGACTTTATACAAAGAAACTATACACCTTATGATGGTGATGAAAGTTTTCTTAAAGGGCCTACAGATAGAACGCTGAAGTTATGGGAAAAGGTAAGCTGTCTTATGGAAAAAGAGCGTAAAAGCGGTGGAGTTTTGGATATAGACACTAAAACAATATCTACGATAACTTCACATCAGCCTGGATATATAGACAAGGAACTGGAGACAATTGTAGGGCTTCAGACGGATCAGCCGTTGAAAAGAGCAATAATGCCTTTTGGCGGAATACGTATGGTGCATAATTCGTTGAAAGCTTATGGACGCGAAATGGACCCGGATGTGGACAATGTTTTTAAATATAGAAAAACTCACAATGACGGAGTGTTTGATGCCTATACCGATGAAATGAAAAAAGCACGCCATACGGGAATTATAACCGGGCTTCCCGATGCTTATGGAAGAGGCAGAATTATTGGAGATTACCGTAGGGTTGCACTCTATGGAGTGGACTTCTTAATCGAAAAGAAAAAAGAAGCCAAGAAGAACTATGTATTTGATGTCATGGACTCGGATGTTATAAGACAGAGGGAAGAATTAAGCGAGCAAATACGTGCTCTTGAAGAATTGAAGCAGATGGCTGCAAGTTATGGTTTTGATATCAGCAAACCTGCTACCGACACAAAAGAAGCTATCCAATGGCTGTATTTTGGATACCTTGCTGCTGTTAAAGAGCAGAATGGTGCTGCCATGAGCTTAGGTCGTGTGTCTACTTTCCTGGACATCTATGCCCAAAGGGATTTGGAAGAAGGAAAATATACTGAAGAAGAAATTCAGGAGATGGTGGATCATTTTGTGATGAAGCTCAGAATGGTAAGGTTTTTGAGAACTCCTGCCTACGATGAGCTTTTCTCCGGGGATCCTACCTGGGTAACCGAGTCCATAGCAGGAATAGGTTTGGACGGAAGACATATGGTTACTAAAATGAGTTACCGTTTCCTTCATACCCTAACTAACCTTGGACCGGCACCGGAACCTAATATGACAGTACTGTGGTCAATTCGTTTGCCGGAAAACTTTAAGAGATATTGTGCAAAAGTTTCGGTGCAAACTTCATCTATACAGTATGAAAATGACGATCTCATGCGTGAAAAGTTTGGCGACGATTACGGTATAGCCTGCTGTGTTTCTGCTATGCGTATAGGAAAACAGATGCAGTTCTTTGGTGCCAGAGCCAATCTGGCAAAGGCTTTGCTGTATGCCATAAATGGTGGAAAGGACGAAATAAGTGGAGAACAGGTAGGGCCTATGACAGAGCCAATCACCACCGAGTATCTTGAATTTGATGAGGTAATGAAGCGCTTTGACTTTACAATGGATTGGTTATCCAAACTTTATATAAATACTTTGAATATTATTCACTACATGCATGATAAGTACTGTTATGAAAGGATACAGATGGCCCTTCATGATGAAGAAATTTTTAGGACGTCAGCATGCGGTATAGCAGGATTGTCTGTAGTGGTAGACTCGCTTTCAGCCATAAAATATGCCAAAGTTAAGGCAATAAGGAATGAAAATGGCCTTATTACCGATTTTGAAATTGAAGGAGATTTCCCGAAATATGGCAATAACGATCCATTGGTTGATGATATAGCTGTAAATCTTGTGAAGAGTTTTATGAACAAGCTGAGCAAACATAAAACTTATAGAAACAGCAAACCTACTTTGTCGATATTGACAATTACTTCGAATGTGGTATATGGGAAGAAGACAGGAAATACTCCCGACGGCAGAAAATATGGCGAACCTTTCGCGCCGGGAGCAAATCCGATGCATAAAAGGGATACAAAGGGATGTATTGCGTCAATGGCTTCAGTGGCGAAACTTCCCTATGATTACAGCGAAGATGGAATTTCTTATACCTTTTCAATTGTTCCCGGTGCTTTGGGCAAGACGGAAGAAGAGCGTGTACGAAATCTCTACAGTTTATTGGATGGATACTTTAGTGACGGGGGACACCATATCAATGTAAATGTAATTAACAAGGAAGTGCTTTTAGATGCAATGGATCATCCCGAAAAATATCCGCAGCTAACCATTCGTGTTTCGGGCTATGCTGTGAACTTTATAAAACTGACCAGAGAACAACAAATGGATGTTATTAACAGAACATTTCATGAGCGAATTTAG
- a CDS encoding VPS10 domain-containing protein produces MNIKKIKNIKILFLIAAFACASLLTPSQSVNSAASVPYKWDNVKIGGGGGFVTGIIYNPTEEGLVYARTDMGGAYIRNKKTLEWEPLTDWVAPDEWNLLGCESLATDPVEPNRVYIAAGTYTNSWTSMNGYILRSEDYGKTWERTELPFKFGGNMPGRSIGERLAIDPNSNNILYFAARSGNGLWRSTDYGKTWEKVESFPNVGNYVEDPNFEYTADNLGLCFVVFDSDKGTKGTPTKDIYVGVADKKNPLYVSHDAGKTWKPVEGQPTESTFKRHNADALTIGIPHHAVISKKGILYITYGDRGGPYQCQDGAVYKYDTNTGEWTDITPPSGYDWDGSPKYENYYGFGGLSVDAQNPDTIVVSTLESWWPDDNIFRSTDGGKTWDAIWEHGSWPSRNLKYTMDISKAPWLSWDKPINAASGGLITGMEIMDSPSPKLGWMIGDIEINPFNSDEMMYVTGATIYGTKNLTDWDKGKYVNIEVMATGIEQTAVLSLICPPVDGVELISGVGDICGFVHKDLKKGPELMMNNPVFTNTTGLDYAELNPNIIVRVGTRDKERYEMIKKTVAMSKDGGKTWSEVQPNVSYTFPAASEDDIAQGGTVAVAADGSTFVWSTSTSQGVLCYVNGGWKAVDTLPAGADVCSDRVNPKVFYAYAKNTFYVSEDGGLTFKPVQKGLESPTSKIKAVPGKEGHVWIPGPSTGLSYTTDGGKTINKVKGITRCDVIGFGKAKDGEDYLAIYICGETDGLYAVYRSDDMAKSWVRINDDQHQYGSINYSITGDLRVYGRVFVATNGRGIVYGEPTSGTVTTPTPSTPTKTPAPTPTPTPKPSMKGDITLDGEINSIDYATLKMHLLGITTLTPEQLANADINDDNDVNSIDYALLKSYLLGIIKEF; encoded by the coding sequence ATGAATATTAAAAAAATAAAAAATATAAAAATACTTTTTCTGATTGCAGCTTTTGCATGTGCTTCTTTGCTCACACCGAGCCAATCTGTAAATAGCGCTGCAAGTGTTCCTTATAAATGGGATAATGTTAAAATTGGCGGTGGCGGTGGATTTGTTACCGGCATCATTTACAATCCAACCGAAGAAGGCCTTGTCTATGCCCGTACCGATATGGGCGGTGCTTATATAAGAAACAAAAAAACCCTGGAATGGGAACCGCTTACCGACTGGGTAGCACCTGATGAATGGAATCTGCTCGGTTGCGAAAGTTTGGCTACCGACCCGGTGGAACCAAATAGAGTCTATATTGCAGCCGGTACATATACAAACAGCTGGACTTCAATGAATGGATACATCCTGCGTTCCGAAGACTACGGCAAGACCTGGGAAAGGACAGAACTTCCATTCAAATTCGGCGGAAATATGCCGGGACGTTCCATAGGAGAACGTTTAGCAATCGACCCCAACAGTAACAACATATTATATTTCGCTGCAAGAAGCGGCAATGGTTTGTGGAGAAGCACCGATTACGGCAAAACATGGGAAAAAGTCGAAAGCTTTCCCAACGTAGGAAACTATGTGGAAGACCCAAATTTTGAATATACTGCCGATAACTTGGGATTATGTTTTGTTGTGTTCGATTCGGACAAGGGTACTAAAGGAACACCCACAAAGGATATTTATGTTGGTGTAGCCGACAAAAAGAATCCTTTATATGTCAGCCATGATGCAGGTAAAACATGGAAACCCGTTGAAGGACAACCTACCGAGAGCACTTTCAAAAGACACAATGCCGATGCTTTGACTATCGGAATTCCTCATCATGCAGTTATAAGCAAAAAAGGTATTTTATATATTACTTACGGTGACCGCGGCGGTCCTTATCAATGCCAGGATGGTGCCGTTTACAAATATGACACAAACACAGGAGAATGGACAGATATTACTCCTCCTAGCGGATATGACTGGGACGGTTCACCCAAGTATGAAAACTATTATGGATTTGGCGGTTTAAGTGTAGATGCACAAAATCCGGATACAATTGTAGTTTCAACCCTTGAATCCTGGTGGCCGGATGATAATATTTTCCGTTCAACCGACGGCGGTAAAACCTGGGATGCTATATGGGAACATGGCAGTTGGCCATCAAGAAATTTAAAATATACAATGGATATATCAAAAGCGCCATGGCTTTCATGGGATAAGCCAATAAACGCTGCAAGCGGCGGTTTAATAACCGGAATGGAAATAATGGACTCACCTTCACCAAAACTCGGCTGGATGATTGGCGATATAGAGATCAATCCGTTTAATTCCGATGAAATGATGTATGTTACCGGTGCAACTATCTATGGAACAAAGAATTTAACCGATTGGGATAAAGGTAAGTACGTAAACATTGAAGTTATGGCAACCGGAATTGAGCAAACTGCAGTTTTAAGTTTAATCTGCCCACCCGTTGACGGAGTAGAGCTTATAAGCGGTGTTGGCGATATATGCGGCTTTGTACACAAAGATTTGAAAAAGGGACCCGAACTAATGATGAATAACCCTGTGTTTACCAATACTACAGGTCTGGACTATGCAGAGCTGAATCCAAATATCATTGTAAGAGTGGGTACCAGGGATAAAGAGCGATATGAAATGATAAAGAAGACTGTAGCAATGTCAAAAGACGGCGGTAAAACGTGGTCTGAAGTTCAGCCAAACGTTAGTTACACCTTCCCCGCAGCCTCGGAAGATGATATTGCCCAAGGCGGAACAGTAGCAGTGGCCGCTGACGGTTCAACTTTTGTATGGTCAACAAGTACCAGCCAGGGAGTTTTATGTTACGTAAACGGAGGATGGAAAGCTGTAGATACCCTTCCTGCCGGTGCAGACGTTTGCTCCGACAGAGTGAATCCTAAAGTATTCTACGCTTATGCAAAGAACACTTTCTATGTAAGTGAAGATGGCGGTTTAACATTCAAACCTGTACAGAAGGGTCTTGAATCTCCTACTTCCAAAATCAAAGCAGTACCCGGAAAAGAAGGTCATGTATGGATTCCCGGTCCTTCAACAGGCCTTTCATACACAACTGACGGGGGTAAAACAATAAATAAAGTTAAAGGTATTACTCGCTGTGATGTAATTGGCTTCGGTAAAGCTAAAGATGGAGAAGATTATCTTGCCATTTATATCTGCGGTGAAACTGACGGTTTATATGCAGTGTACCGTTCCGATGATATGGCTAAGAGCTGGGTTAGAATTAATGATGATCAACATCAATATGGTTCAATAAACTATTCAATTACAGGTGATTTAAGAGTTTATGGGCGTGTTTTTGTAGCAACTAACGGAAGAGGTATCGTATATGGTGAACCTACATCCGGTACTGTAACTACACCAACTCCTTCTACCCCAACTAAAACACCTGCACCCACACCTACACCTACGCCTAAGCCATCCATGAAGGGAGACATAACACTTGACGGAGAAATCAACTCTATTGATTATGCAACATTAAAAATGCATCTTTTAGGTATTACAACGCTTACTCCGGAACAGTTAGCAAACGCTGATATCAACGATGATAACGATGTAAATTCCATTGACTATGCATTGCTGAAAAGTTATCTTTTAGGAATTATAAAAGAGTTTTAG
- a CDS encoding formate/nitrite transporter family protein, which yields MDCYLSPEQIKEYTVETGVKKAENGLKKSFLLSFMGGMFISLAVIGSLIASCTIDNYSLSSLVAGIVFTAGLIMVVVAGADLFTGNVLIVLAVLQKRITALKMAKNLAITFLGNLAGALFIVFLVQGSGILSNANGILVQKLVLKAAHKIEYPFYQAFILGILCNLLVSLAVWMTYSSKDTGGKVLVCMFPILLFIIGGYEHIVANMYYIPAGVIAAMSGNYTSLSAVSSEILSSLTLAGIVRNFIPVTLGNLVGGLVVGCTYANIYKSKSNVGELVSRIKISA from the coding sequence ATGGACTGTTATTTGAGCCCAGAACAAATAAAGGAATATACTGTGGAAACAGGAGTAAAGAAGGCTGAAAACGGATTAAAGAAAAGTTTTTTACTGTCGTTTATGGGAGGTATGTTTATTTCCCTTGCAGTTATCGGAAGTTTGATTGCTTCGTGTACAATAGATAATTACAGCTTATCAAGCCTTGTTGCAGGGATTGTATTTACAGCCGGATTGATAATGGTAGTAGTTGCAGGAGCCGATCTGTTTACAGGAAATGTATTGATTGTATTAGCGGTACTTCAAAAAAGAATTACTGCTTTGAAAATGGCGAAAAACCTTGCTATCACTTTTTTGGGCAATCTGGCCGGTGCGTTATTTATTGTGTTTCTTGTCCAGGGATCGGGGATTTTAAGCAATGCAAACGGAATTTTGGTTCAAAAGTTAGTTTTGAAAGCTGCACATAAGATTGAATATCCTTTTTATCAGGCATTTATATTAGGTATATTATGCAATTTGCTTGTTTCATTGGCTGTCTGGATGACGTACTCTTCAAAGGATACCGGAGGAAAAGTGCTTGTATGTATGTTTCCCATACTGCTGTTTATCATAGGCGGGTATGAGCACATAGTTGCCAACATGTACTATATTCCTGCGGGGGTAATTGCGGCTATGAGCGGTAATTATACTTCTTTGTCAGCGGTTTCATCAGAAATTCTTTCCAGTCTTACACTGGCTGGGATTGTTCGCAATTTTATACCTGTAACTTTGGGAAACCTTGTCGGAGGTCTGGTGGTAGGCTGTACGTATGCTAATATATACAAATCCAAGAGCAATGTGGGTGAATTGGTTAGCAGGATTAAAATAAGTGCATAG